One genomic segment of Brassica napus cultivar Da-Ae chromosome A3, Da-Ae, whole genome shotgun sequence includes these proteins:
- the LOC111214362 gene encoding probable serine/threonine-protein kinase CST, whose translation MGHCISSLFSSSPSKTGLQHNHASTNNHSNGTEFSSSTTTTAATSNSSAGRRSQFSEAISESSGGIITDSGQLLESPNLKVYTFLELSTATKNFKPDSMLGQGGFGKVYRGWIDAKTLLPSKAASGMIVAVKRLNSESVQGYSEWRSEINFLGTLSHPNLVKLLGYCREDKELLLVYEFMPKGSLENHLFRRGEPFPWDLRIKIVIGAARGLAFLHGLPREVIYRDFKASNILLDSNYDARLSDFGLAKLGPSQEKSHVTTRIMGTYGYAAPEYMATGHLYVKSDVYAFGVVLLEIMTGLRAHNTKRPNGQESLVDWLRPDLLSKHGVKHIMDKGIKGQYSSKVAAEMARITLSCIELDPKNRPPMKEVVDVLENIQRINVVPDRSSTKPAVASSSRSSPHHYQYGYRAGAAGAERRKSPRASPGRVGVQKEMAA comes from the exons ATGGGCCATTGCATTTCATCTCTATTCTCTTCCTCTCCGTCCAAAACAGGTCTCCAGCATAATCATG CCTCGACGAACAACCACAGTAATGGAACAGAGTTCTCGTCGTCAACAACCACCACCGCCGCGACGTCCAACAGCAGCGCCGGACGACGGAGCCAATTCTCCGAGGCGATAAGCGAGAGTTCCGGTGGGATTATAACTGATTCCGGTCAACTACTGGAATCACCAAATCTCAAGGTCTACACCTTTCTTGAACTATCGACGGCGACCAAGAACTTCAAACCGGACTCGATGTTGGGTCAAGGAGGTTTCGGGAAGGTTTACAGAGGTTGGATCGATGCCAAGACTCTTCTTCCTTCTAAAGCCGCCTCCGGTATGATCGTCGCCGTCAAAAGATTGAACTCCGAGAGCGTTCAGGGTTATTCAGAGTGGCGC TCAGAGATTAACTTTTTGGGGACGCTTTCACACCCAAATCTGGTGAAGTTATTAGGATACTGCCGTGAAGACAAGGAGCTTCTCCTTGTCTACGAGTTCATGCCCAAAGGAAGCCTTGAGAATCACCTTTTCAGAC GGGGCGAGCCTTTTCCTTGGGATCTAAGGATCAAGATTGTGATCGGTGCAGCTCGTGGTCTTGCGTTTCTACACGGCTTACCAAGAGAAGTCATATACAGAGACTTTAAAGCCTCCAATATTCTTCTCGATTCC AACTATGATGCAAGGCTTTCAGATTTCGGTTTAGCAAAGTTAGGACCATCACAAGAGAAGTCACACGTCACAACTAGGATCATGGGCACGTATGGTTACGCTGCTCCTGAATATATGGCAACAG GACATTTATACGTCAAGAGTGACGTCTATGCGTTCGGCGTAGTACTATTAGAAATAATGACTGGACTAAGGGCACACAATACAAAACGGCCCAACGGACAAGAGAGTCTAGTCGACTGGTTAAGACCAGACTTGTTAAGCAAACACGGAGTGAAACATATAATGGACAAAGGAATCAAAGGTCAATACTCATCCAAAGTCGCAGCAGAAATGGCACGCATCACACTCTCTTGCATCGAGCTTGACCCAAAAAACCGACCACCCATGAAGGAAGTAGTCGACGTACTCGAAAACATCCAACGCATTAATGTTGTTCCAGACCGTTCTTCCACTAAACCGGCTGTTGCTAGCTCTTCTCGTTCCTCGCCACATCACTATCAGTATGGATATCGAGCTGGTGCGGCTGGGGCTGAACGGAGGAAGTCACCAAGGGCGTCGCCTGGAAGGGTTGGAGTACAGAAAGAAATGGCTGCTTGA
- the LOC106348145 gene encoding uncharacterized protein LOC106348145 isoform X1 produces the protein MFVKKLVEKAGKKPGGSPSEGLRANDVEPRVVLHYGIPSGAHLFAYDPVQKILAVSTKDGRIKLFGKNQTQALLVSEEASTSKFIEFVQNQGLLLNVNSKNQIEVWDLEKKLMSHVHVFNGEITSLRVMQHTPYFYVGDSSGNVSVLKIDQDSNQVIQMDYTIPYLASNGSPVEASDDTSVVSILPQPTAETKRILLVFSSGFITLWDIKESKPVLKTGGNGMVKQEAKKATCACWVCPSGSKVAVGYSNGDILIWSMTESFSMVCKLNLGYKAEKTPINSLKWVYAEGKASRVYATGSSSNSLQVVLLNDQTEVKMVKLGLHVSEPCVGMEMIMADAKQDSLLVLGKSGRVYAYDDYMIEKYLIQSQSKSPPSLPKESVVKLAFSDSCSGVTVGKFLTNSSHLLNLSDEDYAQLAKYTAPFLPSQIVSKEASRSAHFPGFTKVKNVYITGHSDGSIGVWDMSCPFLVPVLFLKEQQADQDISSRGTAALTALHFDSNSRLLVSGDQNGMVRLYRFKPEPYLTENSFIPFQGSSKKGNNHIVHSVKHIKLTGSITCIQKSQNSKHLAIGSDQGHVSLVDVEEATVLYTKHIASDICPGITSLQFESCSVQGFEKNVLVVAMRDSSVFSLDSDTGNMIGTNMVKPKKPFKALFMQILDGKQDSSGNGESIVEDVSTRQPSVLLCSEKAIYIYPLSQVVQGVKKVLHKKKFSSPSICSASTFYGTSGVGLILVFSDGTVEIRSLPELSLLKQISIRGFTYSSPKQNSLPEITISASWDGDLVMVNGDDELIVSSVLPQKETFRLVESLSRVYKKDNAVCQDGTTASAVASSPKEKKGMFGSVFKTKPKRAADTETTESTKETIEELSKIFTTANFPWNNNVERSRESNVVTRVGDEEELDIDDIDIEDDDDHQQQELPKEQGILSGISKQKLASKFTSFKGKLKQMTAKNEKSVEEKHEEKRGASIDQIKKKYGFASSSEEMGAAKMAQSKLQDNLKKLQGISLKTTEMEDTAKSFSSTAKELLNAVEFNKQSSKT, from the exons ATGTTCGTGAAGAAGCTGGTCGAGAAAGCAGGGAAGAAG CCTGGAGGAAGCCCATCGGAAGGGCTGAGAGCTAATGACGTTGAGCCACGTGTCGTGTTACACTATGGAATTCCATCAGGAGCTCACTTGTTTGCTTATGATCCGGTTCAGAAGATTCTCGCTGTTTCCACCAA GGATGGTAGAATCAAGTTGTTCGGGAAAAATCAGACTCAGGCATTACTAGTGTCAGAAGAAGCATCCACAAGCAAGTTTATTGAG TTTGTTCAGAACCAAGGACTTCTTCTCAATGTGAATTCCAAAAACCAGATTGAA GTTTGGGACTTGGAGAAGAAGCTTATGTCTCATGTTCATGTATTCAACGGCGAGATCACATCTCTCAGGGTTATGCAACATACACCTTACTT TTATGTTGGAGACTCTTCTGGTAATGTATCAGTGTTGAAGATCGATCAAGACTCTAATCAAGTGATACAAATGGATTACACTATACCTTATCTAGCATCAAATG GCTCTCCAGTTGAAGCTTCTGATGATACTTCAGTTGTGAGCATTCTACCACAGCCAACAGCTGAAACCAAAAGGATTCTACTGGTGTTTAGTAGCGGGTTTATCACATTATGGGACATCAAAGAAAGCAAACCGGTTCTCAAAACAGGAGGAAACGGTATGGTAAAGCAAGAAGCAAAGAAAGCCACTTGTGCTTGTTGGGTTTGCCCTTCAGGAAGCAAAGTAGCAGTTGGATATAGCAATGGAGACATTCTAATATGGAGCATGACAGAGAGTTTTTCCATGGTTTGCAAGCTTAACCTCGGATACAAAGCCGAGAAGACACCGATAAATTCTCTAAAATGGGTCTACGCTGAAGGGAAAGCAAGCAGAGTTTACGCCACTGGATCATCCTCAAACTCCTTGCAAGTGGTTTTACTTAACGACCAAACCGAAGTTAAGATGGTTAAGCTGGGGCTTCATGTCTCTGAGCCTTGTGTTGGCATGGAGATGATCATGGCTGATGCTAAACAAGATTCTCTCCTTGTTCTTGGAAAGTCTGGACGTGTGTATGCCTACGATGATTATATGATTGAGAAGTATCTAATTCAATCTCAGTCCAAGTCACCTCCTTCTCTCCCTAAGGAGAGTGTGGTCAAGCTGGCGTTTTCAGATTCTTGCAGTGGTGTTACAGTGGGAAAGTTTCTTACAAACTCTTCACACTTGCTGAATCTCTCTGACGAGGATTATGCTCAGCTGGCGAAATATACTGCGCCGTTTCTTCCTTCTCAGATAGTTTCAAAGGAAGCTTCTCGTTCTGCTCATTTTCCTGGTTTCACCAAAGTTAAGAATGTTTACATCACGGGACATAGTGATGGAAGCATTGGTGTATGGGACATGTCCTGTCCTTTTCTCGTTCCTGTCTTGTTCCTGAAAGAACAG CAGGCTGATCAAGATATATCATCACGTGGAACTGCTGCATTAACAGCTTTGCATTTCGACAGCAACTCAAGGCTTCTTGTCTCTGGTGATCAGAACGGAATGGTTCGCCTTTATAGGTTCAAACCTGAGCCATACCTAACAGAAAACAGTTTCATCCCTTTCCAAG GAAGCTCAAAGAAAGGGAATAACCATATTGTTCATAGTGTCAAGCACATAAAGCTCACTGGCTCCATAACATGTATTCAGAAAAGCCAAAACTCAAAACATCTCGCTATCGGATCAGATCAAGGACATGTTTCTCTGGTTGACGTTGAGGAAGCAACTGTGTTATATACAAAACACATTGCTAGTGATATCTGTCCAGGGATCACCTCCTTGCAGTTTGAGAGCTGCAGTGTGCAAGGCTTCGAGAAGAACGTGTTGGTGGTTGCTATGAGGGACTCGTCTGTTTTTTCTTTGGATAGTGACACAGGGAACATGATTGGAACCAACATGGTTAAGCCTAAAAAGCCATTCAAGGCTCTGTTCATGCAGATTCTAG ATGGAAAACAAGACTCTTCAGGAAATGGAGAGAGCATAGTTGAGGATGTTTCGACAAGGCAGCCTTCGGTTTTGCTTTGTTCTGAGAAAGCTATATACATCTACCCATTGTCTCAAGTTGTCCAGGGAGTGAAGAAGGTTCTTCACAAGAAAAAGTTTAGTTCTCCATCCATTTGCTCAGCTTCTACCTTCTATGGAACCTCTGGTGTTGGCCTTATACTTGTCTTCTCTGATGGAACTGTTGAGATAAG GTCTTTGCCAGAACTATCTCTACTAAAACAAATTTCCATTAGAGGCTTCACGTACTCTTCACCAAAGCAAAACTCATTACCAGAGATTACCATATCTGCTTCATGGGATGGAGATCTAGTCATG GTGAATGGAGACGATGAACTTATTGTCAGCTCAGTGTTACCTCAGAAGGAAACATTTAG GCTTGTTGAGTCATTGAGCAGAGTTTACAAGAAAGATAATGCTGTTTGTCAGGATGGAACCACTGCATCGGCTGTTGCGTCATCTCCAAAGGAAAAGAAG GGTATGTTTGGTTCTGTCTTCAAGACTAAACCCAAGCGTGCAGCTGATACAGAAACAACAGAAAGCACCAAGGAAACTATTGAGGAGCTTTCTAAGATCTTCACCACAGCTAATTTCCCGTGGAACAACAATGTTGAGCGTAGTAGAGAGAGCAATGTAGTTACTAGAGTTGGCGACGAAGAAGAGTTGGACATAG ATGACATTGACAtcgaggatgatgatgatcatcaaCAGCAAGAGCTGCCTAAAGAACAAGGGATATTGTCAGGGATTAGTAAACAGAAACTGGCGAGTAAGTTTACGAGCTTCAAAGGTAAGCTGAAGCAGATGACGGCTAAGAATGAGAAGAGTGTTGAAGAGAAACACGAGGAGAAGAGAGGCGCATCAATCGACCAGATCAAGAAGAAGTACGGTTTTGCTTCTTCGTCTGAG GAAATGGGAGCTGCTAAAATGGCTCAGAGCAAACTTCAAGACAACCTGAAGAAGCTACAG GGAATCAGTTTGAAGACGACGGAGATGGAAGATACTGCAAAGTCTTTCTCCTCTACGGCTAAAGAACTGTTGAACGCTGTTGAGTTCAACAAACAGAGCTCAAAAACTTAG
- the LOC106348145 gene encoding uncharacterized protein LOC106348145 isoform X2 yields MFVKKLVEKAGKKPGGSPSEGLRANDVEPRVVLHYGIPSGAHLFAYDPVQKILAVSTKDGRIKLFGKNQTQALLVSEEASTSKFIEFVQNQGLLLNVNSKNQIEVWDLEKKLMSHVHVFNGEITSLRVMQHTPYFYVGDSSGNVSVLKIDQDSNQVIQMDYTIPYLASNGSPVEASDDTSVVSILPQPTAETKRILLVFSSGFITLWDIKESKPVLKTGGNGMVKQEAKKATCACWVCPSGSKVAVGYSNGDILIWSMTESFSMVCKLNLGYKAEKTPINSLKWVYAEGKASRVYATGSSSNSLQVVLLNDQTEVKMVKLGLHVSEPCVGMEMIMADAKQDSLLVLGKSGRVYAYDDYMIEKYLIQSQSKSPPSLPKESVVKLAFSDSCSGVTVGKFLTNSSHLLNLSDEDYAQLAKYTAPFLPSQIVSKEASRSAHFPGFTKVKNVYITGHSDGSIGVWDMSCPFLVPVLFLKEQADQDISSRGTAALTALHFDSNSRLLVSGDQNGMVRLYRFKPEPYLTENSFIPFQGSSKKGNNHIVHSVKHIKLTGSITCIQKSQNSKHLAIGSDQGHVSLVDVEEATVLYTKHIASDICPGITSLQFESCSVQGFEKNVLVVAMRDSSVFSLDSDTGNMIGTNMVKPKKPFKALFMQILDGKQDSSGNGESIVEDVSTRQPSVLLCSEKAIYIYPLSQVVQGVKKVLHKKKFSSPSICSASTFYGTSGVGLILVFSDGTVEIRSLPELSLLKQISIRGFTYSSPKQNSLPEITISASWDGDLVMVNGDDELIVSSVLPQKETFRLVESLSRVYKKDNAVCQDGTTASAVASSPKEKKGMFGSVFKTKPKRAADTETTESTKETIEELSKIFTTANFPWNNNVERSRESNVVTRVGDEEELDIDDIDIEDDDDHQQQELPKEQGILSGISKQKLASKFTSFKGKLKQMTAKNEKSVEEKHEEKRGASIDQIKKKYGFASSSEEMGAAKMAQSKLQDNLKKLQGISLKTTEMEDTAKSFSSTAKELLNAVEFNKQSSKT; encoded by the exons ATGTTCGTGAAGAAGCTGGTCGAGAAAGCAGGGAAGAAG CCTGGAGGAAGCCCATCGGAAGGGCTGAGAGCTAATGACGTTGAGCCACGTGTCGTGTTACACTATGGAATTCCATCAGGAGCTCACTTGTTTGCTTATGATCCGGTTCAGAAGATTCTCGCTGTTTCCACCAA GGATGGTAGAATCAAGTTGTTCGGGAAAAATCAGACTCAGGCATTACTAGTGTCAGAAGAAGCATCCACAAGCAAGTTTATTGAG TTTGTTCAGAACCAAGGACTTCTTCTCAATGTGAATTCCAAAAACCAGATTGAA GTTTGGGACTTGGAGAAGAAGCTTATGTCTCATGTTCATGTATTCAACGGCGAGATCACATCTCTCAGGGTTATGCAACATACACCTTACTT TTATGTTGGAGACTCTTCTGGTAATGTATCAGTGTTGAAGATCGATCAAGACTCTAATCAAGTGATACAAATGGATTACACTATACCTTATCTAGCATCAAATG GCTCTCCAGTTGAAGCTTCTGATGATACTTCAGTTGTGAGCATTCTACCACAGCCAACAGCTGAAACCAAAAGGATTCTACTGGTGTTTAGTAGCGGGTTTATCACATTATGGGACATCAAAGAAAGCAAACCGGTTCTCAAAACAGGAGGAAACGGTATGGTAAAGCAAGAAGCAAAGAAAGCCACTTGTGCTTGTTGGGTTTGCCCTTCAGGAAGCAAAGTAGCAGTTGGATATAGCAATGGAGACATTCTAATATGGAGCATGACAGAGAGTTTTTCCATGGTTTGCAAGCTTAACCTCGGATACAAAGCCGAGAAGACACCGATAAATTCTCTAAAATGGGTCTACGCTGAAGGGAAAGCAAGCAGAGTTTACGCCACTGGATCATCCTCAAACTCCTTGCAAGTGGTTTTACTTAACGACCAAACCGAAGTTAAGATGGTTAAGCTGGGGCTTCATGTCTCTGAGCCTTGTGTTGGCATGGAGATGATCATGGCTGATGCTAAACAAGATTCTCTCCTTGTTCTTGGAAAGTCTGGACGTGTGTATGCCTACGATGATTATATGATTGAGAAGTATCTAATTCAATCTCAGTCCAAGTCACCTCCTTCTCTCCCTAAGGAGAGTGTGGTCAAGCTGGCGTTTTCAGATTCTTGCAGTGGTGTTACAGTGGGAAAGTTTCTTACAAACTCTTCACACTTGCTGAATCTCTCTGACGAGGATTATGCTCAGCTGGCGAAATATACTGCGCCGTTTCTTCCTTCTCAGATAGTTTCAAAGGAAGCTTCTCGTTCTGCTCATTTTCCTGGTTTCACCAAAGTTAAGAATGTTTACATCACGGGACATAGTGATGGAAGCATTGGTGTATGGGACATGTCCTGTCCTTTTCTCGTTCCTGTCTTGTTCCTGAAAGAACAG GCTGATCAAGATATATCATCACGTGGAACTGCTGCATTAACAGCTTTGCATTTCGACAGCAACTCAAGGCTTCTTGTCTCTGGTGATCAGAACGGAATGGTTCGCCTTTATAGGTTCAAACCTGAGCCATACCTAACAGAAAACAGTTTCATCCCTTTCCAAG GAAGCTCAAAGAAAGGGAATAACCATATTGTTCATAGTGTCAAGCACATAAAGCTCACTGGCTCCATAACATGTATTCAGAAAAGCCAAAACTCAAAACATCTCGCTATCGGATCAGATCAAGGACATGTTTCTCTGGTTGACGTTGAGGAAGCAACTGTGTTATATACAAAACACATTGCTAGTGATATCTGTCCAGGGATCACCTCCTTGCAGTTTGAGAGCTGCAGTGTGCAAGGCTTCGAGAAGAACGTGTTGGTGGTTGCTATGAGGGACTCGTCTGTTTTTTCTTTGGATAGTGACACAGGGAACATGATTGGAACCAACATGGTTAAGCCTAAAAAGCCATTCAAGGCTCTGTTCATGCAGATTCTAG ATGGAAAACAAGACTCTTCAGGAAATGGAGAGAGCATAGTTGAGGATGTTTCGACAAGGCAGCCTTCGGTTTTGCTTTGTTCTGAGAAAGCTATATACATCTACCCATTGTCTCAAGTTGTCCAGGGAGTGAAGAAGGTTCTTCACAAGAAAAAGTTTAGTTCTCCATCCATTTGCTCAGCTTCTACCTTCTATGGAACCTCTGGTGTTGGCCTTATACTTGTCTTCTCTGATGGAACTGTTGAGATAAG GTCTTTGCCAGAACTATCTCTACTAAAACAAATTTCCATTAGAGGCTTCACGTACTCTTCACCAAAGCAAAACTCATTACCAGAGATTACCATATCTGCTTCATGGGATGGAGATCTAGTCATG GTGAATGGAGACGATGAACTTATTGTCAGCTCAGTGTTACCTCAGAAGGAAACATTTAG GCTTGTTGAGTCATTGAGCAGAGTTTACAAGAAAGATAATGCTGTTTGTCAGGATGGAACCACTGCATCGGCTGTTGCGTCATCTCCAAAGGAAAAGAAG GGTATGTTTGGTTCTGTCTTCAAGACTAAACCCAAGCGTGCAGCTGATACAGAAACAACAGAAAGCACCAAGGAAACTATTGAGGAGCTTTCTAAGATCTTCACCACAGCTAATTTCCCGTGGAACAACAATGTTGAGCGTAGTAGAGAGAGCAATGTAGTTACTAGAGTTGGCGACGAAGAAGAGTTGGACATAG ATGACATTGACAtcgaggatgatgatgatcatcaaCAGCAAGAGCTGCCTAAAGAACAAGGGATATTGTCAGGGATTAGTAAACAGAAACTGGCGAGTAAGTTTACGAGCTTCAAAGGTAAGCTGAAGCAGATGACGGCTAAGAATGAGAAGAGTGTTGAAGAGAAACACGAGGAGAAGAGAGGCGCATCAATCGACCAGATCAAGAAGAAGTACGGTTTTGCTTCTTCGTCTGAG GAAATGGGAGCTGCTAAAATGGCTCAGAGCAAACTTCAAGACAACCTGAAGAAGCTACAG GGAATCAGTTTGAAGACGACGGAGATGGAAGATACTGCAAAGTCTTTCTCCTCTACGGCTAAAGAACTGTTGAACGCTGTTGAGTTCAACAAACAGAGCTCAAAAACTTAG
- the LOC106351937 gene encoding uncharacterized protein LOC106351937, whose protein sequence is MSLFTSFFGCFVPKSGSRISSDDGSTSNSKVMSLEKAKRKADDTWRAPIIVTYFPVGSNLSRL, encoded by the coding sequence ATGTCTCTCTTCACGTCCTTCTTTGGTTGCTTCGTTCCGAAATCCGGCTCAAGGATTAGCTCAGACGATGGTAGTACTAGTAACTCGAAAGTCATGTCTCTGGAGAAAGCAAAAAGAAAAGCTGATGATACTTGGAGAGCTCCGATCATAGTGACTTATTTTCCAGTAGGTTCGAATCTTTCCCGTTTGTAA
- the LOC106348145 gene encoding syntaxin-binding protein 5 isoform X3, whose translation MFVKKLVEKAGKKPGGSPSEGLRANDVEPRVVLHYGIPSGAHLFAYDPVQKILAVSTKDGRIKLFGKNQTQALLVSEEASTSKFIEFVQNQGLLLNVNSKNQIEVWDLEKKLMSHVHVFNGEITSLRVMQHTPYFYVGDSSGNVSVLKIDQDSNQVIQMDYTIPYLASNGSPVEASDDTSVVSILPQPTAETKRILLVFSSGFITLWDIKESKPVLKTGGNGMVKQEAKKATCACWVCPSGSKVAVGYSNGDILIWSMTESFSMVCKLNLGYKAEKTPINSLKWVYAEGKASRVYATGSSSNSLQVVLLNDQTEVKMVKLGLHVSEPCVGMEMIMADAKQDSLLVLGKSGRVYAYDDYMIEKYLIQSQSKSPPSLPKESVVKLAFSDSCSGVTVGKFLTNSSHLLNLSDEDYAQLAKYTAPFLPSQIVSKEASRSAHFPGFTKVKNVYITGHSDGSIGVWDMSCPFLVPVLFLKEQQADQDISSRGTAALTALHFDSNSRLLVSGDQNGMVRLYRFKPEPYLTENSFIPFQGSSKKGNNHIVHSVKHIKLTGSITCIQKSQNSKHLAIGSDQGHVSLVDVEEATVLYTKHIASDICPGITSLQFESCSVQGFEKNVLVVAMRDSSVFSLDSDTGNMIGTNMVKPKKPFKALFMQILDGKQDSSGNGESIVEDVSTRQPSVLLCSEKAIYIYPLSQVVQGVKKVLHKKKFSSPSICSASTFYGTSGVGLILVFSDGTVEIRSLPELSLLKQISIRGFTYSSPKQNSLPEITISASWDGDLVMVNGDDELIVSSVLPQKETFRMEPLHRLLRHLQRKRRVCLVLSSRLNPSVQLIQKQQKAPRKLLRSFLRSSPQLISRGTTMLSVVERAM comes from the exons ATGTTCGTGAAGAAGCTGGTCGAGAAAGCAGGGAAGAAG CCTGGAGGAAGCCCATCGGAAGGGCTGAGAGCTAATGACGTTGAGCCACGTGTCGTGTTACACTATGGAATTCCATCAGGAGCTCACTTGTTTGCTTATGATCCGGTTCAGAAGATTCTCGCTGTTTCCACCAA GGATGGTAGAATCAAGTTGTTCGGGAAAAATCAGACTCAGGCATTACTAGTGTCAGAAGAAGCATCCACAAGCAAGTTTATTGAG TTTGTTCAGAACCAAGGACTTCTTCTCAATGTGAATTCCAAAAACCAGATTGAA GTTTGGGACTTGGAGAAGAAGCTTATGTCTCATGTTCATGTATTCAACGGCGAGATCACATCTCTCAGGGTTATGCAACATACACCTTACTT TTATGTTGGAGACTCTTCTGGTAATGTATCAGTGTTGAAGATCGATCAAGACTCTAATCAAGTGATACAAATGGATTACACTATACCTTATCTAGCATCAAATG GCTCTCCAGTTGAAGCTTCTGATGATACTTCAGTTGTGAGCATTCTACCACAGCCAACAGCTGAAACCAAAAGGATTCTACTGGTGTTTAGTAGCGGGTTTATCACATTATGGGACATCAAAGAAAGCAAACCGGTTCTCAAAACAGGAGGAAACGGTATGGTAAAGCAAGAAGCAAAGAAAGCCACTTGTGCTTGTTGGGTTTGCCCTTCAGGAAGCAAAGTAGCAGTTGGATATAGCAATGGAGACATTCTAATATGGAGCATGACAGAGAGTTTTTCCATGGTTTGCAAGCTTAACCTCGGATACAAAGCCGAGAAGACACCGATAAATTCTCTAAAATGGGTCTACGCTGAAGGGAAAGCAAGCAGAGTTTACGCCACTGGATCATCCTCAAACTCCTTGCAAGTGGTTTTACTTAACGACCAAACCGAAGTTAAGATGGTTAAGCTGGGGCTTCATGTCTCTGAGCCTTGTGTTGGCATGGAGATGATCATGGCTGATGCTAAACAAGATTCTCTCCTTGTTCTTGGAAAGTCTGGACGTGTGTATGCCTACGATGATTATATGATTGAGAAGTATCTAATTCAATCTCAGTCCAAGTCACCTCCTTCTCTCCCTAAGGAGAGTGTGGTCAAGCTGGCGTTTTCAGATTCTTGCAGTGGTGTTACAGTGGGAAAGTTTCTTACAAACTCTTCACACTTGCTGAATCTCTCTGACGAGGATTATGCTCAGCTGGCGAAATATACTGCGCCGTTTCTTCCTTCTCAGATAGTTTCAAAGGAAGCTTCTCGTTCTGCTCATTTTCCTGGTTTCACCAAAGTTAAGAATGTTTACATCACGGGACATAGTGATGGAAGCATTGGTGTATGGGACATGTCCTGTCCTTTTCTCGTTCCTGTCTTGTTCCTGAAAGAACAG CAGGCTGATCAAGATATATCATCACGTGGAACTGCTGCATTAACAGCTTTGCATTTCGACAGCAACTCAAGGCTTCTTGTCTCTGGTGATCAGAACGGAATGGTTCGCCTTTATAGGTTCAAACCTGAGCCATACCTAACAGAAAACAGTTTCATCCCTTTCCAAG GAAGCTCAAAGAAAGGGAATAACCATATTGTTCATAGTGTCAAGCACATAAAGCTCACTGGCTCCATAACATGTATTCAGAAAAGCCAAAACTCAAAACATCTCGCTATCGGATCAGATCAAGGACATGTTTCTCTGGTTGACGTTGAGGAAGCAACTGTGTTATATACAAAACACATTGCTAGTGATATCTGTCCAGGGATCACCTCCTTGCAGTTTGAGAGCTGCAGTGTGCAAGGCTTCGAGAAGAACGTGTTGGTGGTTGCTATGAGGGACTCGTCTGTTTTTTCTTTGGATAGTGACACAGGGAACATGATTGGAACCAACATGGTTAAGCCTAAAAAGCCATTCAAGGCTCTGTTCATGCAGATTCTAG ATGGAAAACAAGACTCTTCAGGAAATGGAGAGAGCATAGTTGAGGATGTTTCGACAAGGCAGCCTTCGGTTTTGCTTTGTTCTGAGAAAGCTATATACATCTACCCATTGTCTCAAGTTGTCCAGGGAGTGAAGAAGGTTCTTCACAAGAAAAAGTTTAGTTCTCCATCCATTTGCTCAGCTTCTACCTTCTATGGAACCTCTGGTGTTGGCCTTATACTTGTCTTCTCTGATGGAACTGTTGAGATAAG GTCTTTGCCAGAACTATCTCTACTAAAACAAATTTCCATTAGAGGCTTCACGTACTCTTCACCAAAGCAAAACTCATTACCAGAGATTACCATATCTGCTTCATGGGATGGAGATCTAGTCATG GTGAATGGAGACGATGAACTTATTGTCAGCTCAGTGTTACCTCAGAAGGAAACATTTAG GATGGAACCACTGCATCGGCTGTTGCGTCATCTCCAAAGGAAAAGAAG GGTATGTTTGGTTCTGTCTTCAAGACTAAACCCAAGCGTGCAGCTGATACAGAAACAACAGAAAGCACCAAGGAAACTATTGAGGAGCTTTCTAAGATCTTCACCACAGCTAATTTCCCGTGGAACAACAATGTTGAGCGTAGTAGAGAGAGCAATGTAG
- the LOC106348146 gene encoding high mobility group B protein 4, whose translation MKGGEGKAQAKSSDERLKTRGKKAGKKVKDPNKPKRPPSAFFVFLEGFRKEFNLANPDNKSVGAVGKAAGAKWKSMTAEDKAPYVAKAETKKTEYAKTMQKYNMKLANGTSTAGDDDSDKSKSEVNDEEDAASDEEEDDD comes from the exons ATGAAAGGTGGTGAAGGCAAAGCTCAAGCGAAGAGCAGTGACGAGAG ATTGAAGACGAGAGGGAAGAAAGCAGGGAAGAAAGTGAAGGATCCGAACAAGCCTAAGAGGCCTCCAAGTGCCTTCTTCGTCTTCCTGGAGGGATTCCGAAAGGAGTTCAATCTAGCTAACCCTGACAACAAATCCGTCGGAGCT GTTGGTAAAGCTGCTGGAGCCAAATGGAAATCAATGACTGCTGAA GATAAAGCTCCTTATGTAGCCAAGGCTGAGACCAAAAAGACTGAATACGCCAAGACTATGCAAAAATACAACATGAAATTG GCTAATGGAACGAGTACAGCTGGAGATGATGACTCTGACAAGTCCAAGTCTGAAGTCAACGACGAGGAAGATGCTGCAAGTGATGAG gaggaagatgatgattaA